A genomic segment from Gossypium hirsutum isolate 1008001.06 chromosome D04, Gossypium_hirsutum_v2.1, whole genome shotgun sequence encodes:
- the LOC121216013 gene encoding uncharacterized protein isoform X8, translated as MKSITHLRLSRKVAHKERYKEEPNIMKYIKIAAVLPDKTVRDVALRCRWMQRKRRKPEELNAGKKVNNRKDKQVESSLTMNMPTTLPQNMAASPFMMHHLDQIKRKPSEGISGTTIMHLLKQNAQVLSQIASNLSLYKLQDNIDLFCHARNNITAVLKDMADMPGLMSRMLPLPVSVNEEDLENSILPHATQIYWKQNNKENNSLILSPTIRNSTTCGTPDPVAHATFGQRSRWSGEGV; from the exons atgaaaagcaTAACCCACTTAAGGCTTAGTCGGAAAGTTGCTCACAAAGAGAG ATATAAAGAGGAACCAAATATTATGAAGTACATAAAGATTGCGGCTGTCTTGCCTGATAAAACCGTACGTGATGTTGCATTGAGGTGCCGGTGGATGCAA AGAAAGCGAAGGAAACCTGAAGAACTTAATGCTGGAAAAAAGGTGAACAATAGGAAG GATAAGCAGGTGGAATCATCTTTGACGATGAATATGCCTACAACTCTGCCGCAAAACATGGCTGCATCTCCATTCATGATGCACCATCTGGACCAGATCAAAAGAAAGCCTTCTGAAG GAATAAGTGGTACAACAATTATGCATCTCTTGAAGCAAAATGCTCAAGTTCTTAGTCAAATCGCATCCAATCTTTCTTTGTATAAG TTACAGGATAACATTGATCTCTTTTGTCATGCAAGGAACAACATTACCGCTGTCCTAAAAGA CATGGCAGATATGCCAGGTTTAATGAGTCGGATGTTGCCGTTGCCCGTATCTGTCAATGAGGAGGATTTAGAAAATAGCATCTTGCCTCATGCAACTCAG ATTTACTGGAAACAGAACAATAAAGAGAATAACAGCCTGATCTTATCCCCAACAATTAGGAATTCGACTACTTGTGGAACCCCG GATCCGGTTGCTCATGCTACATTTGGACAAAGATCAAGATGGTCGGGGGAGGGGGTTTGA
- the LOC121216013 gene encoding uncharacterized protein isoform X1 — protein MTTESLAGFYYGNSLGSIMNKFQSDAMNTSSKMIPIGGYFVPPRHMIFPENSSTTSPALIQPGNPSGSSLNSVAGFQHDMGFATEWSTEEQYILKDGLEKYKEEPNIMKYIKIAAVLPDKTVRDVALRCRWMQRKRRKPEELNAGKKVNNRKDKQVESSLTMNMPTTLPQNMAASPFMMHHLDQIKRKPSEGISGTTIMHLLKQNAQVLSQIASNLSLYKLQDNIDLFCHARNNITAVLKDMADMPGLMSRMLPLPVSVNEEDLENSILPHATQIYWKQNNKENNSLILSPTIRNSTTCGTPDPVAHATFGQRSRWSGEGV, from the exons atgaCAACGGAATCGCTCGCAGGGTTTTACTATGGGAATAGTTTAGGTTCTATCATGAATAAGTTCCAATCAGATGCTATGAACACCAGTTCCAAGATGATTCCGATCGGTGGTTACTTTGTACCGCCACGGCACATGATATTTCCGGAGAATTCCAGTACCACTTCCCCTGCTTTGATCCAACCCGGAAACCCTTCTGGCTCTTCACTCAATTCGGTTGCAGGGTTCCAGCATGATATGGGGTTTGCTACTGAATGGTCTACTGAGGAACAATATATATTGAAGGATGGCCTTGAAAA ATATAAAGAGGAACCAAATATTATGAAGTACATAAAGATTGCGGCTGTCTTGCCTGATAAAACCGTACGTGATGTTGCATTGAGGTGCCGGTGGATGCAA AGAAAGCGAAGGAAACCTGAAGAACTTAATGCTGGAAAAAAGGTGAACAATAGGAAG GATAAGCAGGTGGAATCATCTTTGACGATGAATATGCCTACAACTCTGCCGCAAAACATGGCTGCATCTCCATTCATGATGCACCATCTGGACCAGATCAAAAGAAAGCCTTCTGAAG GAATAAGTGGTACAACAATTATGCATCTCTTGAAGCAAAATGCTCAAGTTCTTAGTCAAATCGCATCCAATCTTTCTTTGTATAAG TTACAGGATAACATTGATCTCTTTTGTCATGCAAGGAACAACATTACCGCTGTCCTAAAAGA CATGGCAGATATGCCAGGTTTAATGAGTCGGATGTTGCCGTTGCCCGTATCTGTCAATGAGGAGGATTTAGAAAATAGCATCTTGCCTCATGCAACTCAG ATTTACTGGAAACAGAACAATAAAGAGAATAACAGCCTGATCTTATCCCCAACAATTAGGAATTCGACTACTTGTGGAACCCCG GATCCGGTTGCTCATGCTACATTTGGACAAAGATCAAGATGGTCGGGGGAGGGGGTTTGA
- the LOC121216013 gene encoding uncharacterized protein isoform X4: protein MTTESLAGFYYGNSLGSIMNKFQSDAMNTSSKMIPIGGYFVPPRHMIFPENSSTTSPALIQPGNPSGSSLNSVAGFQHDMGFATEWSTEEQYILKDGLEKYKEEPNIMKYIKIAAVLPDKTVRDVALRCRWMQRKRRKPEELNAGKKVNNRKDKQVESSLTMNMPTTLPQNMAASPFMMHHLDQIKRKPSEGISGTTIMHLLKQNAQVLSQIASNLSLYKDNIDLFCHARNNITAVLKDMADMPGLMSRMLPLPVSVNEEDLENSILPHATQNNKENNSLILSPTIRNSTTCGTPDPVAHATFGQRSRWSGEGV, encoded by the exons atgaCAACGGAATCGCTCGCAGGGTTTTACTATGGGAATAGTTTAGGTTCTATCATGAATAAGTTCCAATCAGATGCTATGAACACCAGTTCCAAGATGATTCCGATCGGTGGTTACTTTGTACCGCCACGGCACATGATATTTCCGGAGAATTCCAGTACCACTTCCCCTGCTTTGATCCAACCCGGAAACCCTTCTGGCTCTTCACTCAATTCGGTTGCAGGGTTCCAGCATGATATGGGGTTTGCTACTGAATGGTCTACTGAGGAACAATATATATTGAAGGATGGCCTTGAAAA ATATAAAGAGGAACCAAATATTATGAAGTACATAAAGATTGCGGCTGTCTTGCCTGATAAAACCGTACGTGATGTTGCATTGAGGTGCCGGTGGATGCAA AGAAAGCGAAGGAAACCTGAAGAACTTAATGCTGGAAAAAAGGTGAACAATAGGAAG GATAAGCAGGTGGAATCATCTTTGACGATGAATATGCCTACAACTCTGCCGCAAAACATGGCTGCATCTCCATTCATGATGCACCATCTGGACCAGATCAAAAGAAAGCCTTCTGAAG GAATAAGTGGTACAACAATTATGCATCTCTTGAAGCAAAATGCTCAAGTTCTTAGTCAAATCGCATCCAATCTTTCTTTGTATAAG GATAACATTGATCTCTTTTGTCATGCAAGGAACAACATTACCGCTGTCCTAAAAGA CATGGCAGATATGCCAGGTTTAATGAGTCGGATGTTGCCGTTGCCCGTATCTGTCAATGAGGAGGATTTAGAAAATAGCATCTTGCCTCATGCAACTCAG AACAATAAAGAGAATAACAGCCTGATCTTATCCCCAACAATTAGGAATTCGACTACTTGTGGAACCCCG GATCCGGTTGCTCATGCTACATTTGGACAAAGATCAAGATGGTCGGGGGAGGGGGTTTGA
- the LOC121216013 gene encoding uncharacterized protein isoform X3 yields MTTESLAGFYYGNSLGSIMNKFQSDAMNTSSKMIPIGGYFVPPRHMIFPENSSTTSPALIQPGNPSGSSLNSVAGFQHDMGFATEWSTEEQYILKDGLEKYKEEPNIMKYIKIAAVLPDKTVRDVALRCRWMQRKRRKPEELNAGKKVNNRKDKQVESSLTMNMPTTLPQNMAASPFMMHHLDQIKRKPSEGISGTTIMHLLKQNAQVLSQIASNLSLYKLQDNIDLFCHARNNITAVLKDMADMPGLMSRMLPLPVSVNEEDLENSILPHATQNNKENNSLILSPTIRNSTTCGTPDPVAHATFGQRSRWSGEGV; encoded by the exons atgaCAACGGAATCGCTCGCAGGGTTTTACTATGGGAATAGTTTAGGTTCTATCATGAATAAGTTCCAATCAGATGCTATGAACACCAGTTCCAAGATGATTCCGATCGGTGGTTACTTTGTACCGCCACGGCACATGATATTTCCGGAGAATTCCAGTACCACTTCCCCTGCTTTGATCCAACCCGGAAACCCTTCTGGCTCTTCACTCAATTCGGTTGCAGGGTTCCAGCATGATATGGGGTTTGCTACTGAATGGTCTACTGAGGAACAATATATATTGAAGGATGGCCTTGAAAA ATATAAAGAGGAACCAAATATTATGAAGTACATAAAGATTGCGGCTGTCTTGCCTGATAAAACCGTACGTGATGTTGCATTGAGGTGCCGGTGGATGCAA AGAAAGCGAAGGAAACCTGAAGAACTTAATGCTGGAAAAAAGGTGAACAATAGGAAG GATAAGCAGGTGGAATCATCTTTGACGATGAATATGCCTACAACTCTGCCGCAAAACATGGCTGCATCTCCATTCATGATGCACCATCTGGACCAGATCAAAAGAAAGCCTTCTGAAG GAATAAGTGGTACAACAATTATGCATCTCTTGAAGCAAAATGCTCAAGTTCTTAGTCAAATCGCATCCAATCTTTCTTTGTATAAG TTACAGGATAACATTGATCTCTTTTGTCATGCAAGGAACAACATTACCGCTGTCCTAAAAGA CATGGCAGATATGCCAGGTTTAATGAGTCGGATGTTGCCGTTGCCCGTATCTGTCAATGAGGAGGATTTAGAAAATAGCATCTTGCCTCATGCAACTCAG AACAATAAAGAGAATAACAGCCTGATCTTATCCCCAACAATTAGGAATTCGACTACTTGTGGAACCCCG GATCCGGTTGCTCATGCTACATTTGGACAAAGATCAAGATGGTCGGGGGAGGGGGTTTGA
- the LOC121216013 gene encoding uncharacterized protein isoform X2 has translation MTTESLAGFYYGNSLGSIMNKFQSDAMNTSSKMIPIGGYFVPPRHMIFPENSSTTSPALIQPGNPSGSSLNSVAGFQHDMGFATEWSTEEQYILKDGLEKYKEEPNIMKYIKIAAVLPDKTVRDVALRCRWMQRKRRKPEELNAGKKVNNRKDKQVESSLTMNMPTTLPQNMAASPFMMHHLDQIKRKPSEGISGTTIMHLLKQNAQVLSQIASNLSLYKDNIDLFCHARNNITAVLKDMADMPGLMSRMLPLPVSVNEEDLENSILPHATQIYWKQNNKENNSLILSPTIRNSTTCGTPDPVAHATFGQRSRWSGEGV, from the exons atgaCAACGGAATCGCTCGCAGGGTTTTACTATGGGAATAGTTTAGGTTCTATCATGAATAAGTTCCAATCAGATGCTATGAACACCAGTTCCAAGATGATTCCGATCGGTGGTTACTTTGTACCGCCACGGCACATGATATTTCCGGAGAATTCCAGTACCACTTCCCCTGCTTTGATCCAACCCGGAAACCCTTCTGGCTCTTCACTCAATTCGGTTGCAGGGTTCCAGCATGATATGGGGTTTGCTACTGAATGGTCTACTGAGGAACAATATATATTGAAGGATGGCCTTGAAAA ATATAAAGAGGAACCAAATATTATGAAGTACATAAAGATTGCGGCTGTCTTGCCTGATAAAACCGTACGTGATGTTGCATTGAGGTGCCGGTGGATGCAA AGAAAGCGAAGGAAACCTGAAGAACTTAATGCTGGAAAAAAGGTGAACAATAGGAAG GATAAGCAGGTGGAATCATCTTTGACGATGAATATGCCTACAACTCTGCCGCAAAACATGGCTGCATCTCCATTCATGATGCACCATCTGGACCAGATCAAAAGAAAGCCTTCTGAAG GAATAAGTGGTACAACAATTATGCATCTCTTGAAGCAAAATGCTCAAGTTCTTAGTCAAATCGCATCCAATCTTTCTTTGTATAAG GATAACATTGATCTCTTTTGTCATGCAAGGAACAACATTACCGCTGTCCTAAAAGA CATGGCAGATATGCCAGGTTTAATGAGTCGGATGTTGCCGTTGCCCGTATCTGTCAATGAGGAGGATTTAGAAAATAGCATCTTGCCTCATGCAACTCAG ATTTACTGGAAACAGAACAATAAAGAGAATAACAGCCTGATCTTATCCCCAACAATTAGGAATTCGACTACTTGTGGAACCCCG GATCCGGTTGCTCATGCTACATTTGGACAAAGATCAAGATGGTCGGGGGAGGGGGTTTGA
- the LOC121216013 gene encoding uncharacterized protein isoform X5, with the protein MNKFQSDAMNTSSKMIPIGGYFVPPRHMIFPENSSTTSPALIQPGNPSGSSLNSVAGFQHDMGFATEWSTEEQYILKDGLEKYKEEPNIMKYIKIAAVLPDKTVRDVALRCRWMQRKRRKPEELNAGKKVNNRKDKQVESSLTMNMPTTLPQNMAASPFMMHHLDQIKRKPSEGISGTTIMHLLKQNAQVLSQIASNLSLYKLQDNIDLFCHARNNITAVLKDMADMPGLMSRMLPLPVSVNEEDLENSILPHATQIYWKQNNKENNSLILSPTIRNSTTCGTPDPVAHATFGQRSRWSGEGV; encoded by the exons ATGAATAAGTTCCAATCAGATGCTATGAACACCAGTTCCAAGATGATTCCGATCGGTGGTTACTTTGTACCGCCACGGCACATGATATTTCCGGAGAATTCCAGTACCACTTCCCCTGCTTTGATCCAACCCGGAAACCCTTCTGGCTCTTCACTCAATTCGGTTGCAGGGTTCCAGCATGATATGGGGTTTGCTACTGAATGGTCTACTGAGGAACAATATATATTGAAGGATGGCCTTGAAAA ATATAAAGAGGAACCAAATATTATGAAGTACATAAAGATTGCGGCTGTCTTGCCTGATAAAACCGTACGTGATGTTGCATTGAGGTGCCGGTGGATGCAA AGAAAGCGAAGGAAACCTGAAGAACTTAATGCTGGAAAAAAGGTGAACAATAGGAAG GATAAGCAGGTGGAATCATCTTTGACGATGAATATGCCTACAACTCTGCCGCAAAACATGGCTGCATCTCCATTCATGATGCACCATCTGGACCAGATCAAAAGAAAGCCTTCTGAAG GAATAAGTGGTACAACAATTATGCATCTCTTGAAGCAAAATGCTCAAGTTCTTAGTCAAATCGCATCCAATCTTTCTTTGTATAAG TTACAGGATAACATTGATCTCTTTTGTCATGCAAGGAACAACATTACCGCTGTCCTAAAAGA CATGGCAGATATGCCAGGTTTAATGAGTCGGATGTTGCCGTTGCCCGTATCTGTCAATGAGGAGGATTTAGAAAATAGCATCTTGCCTCATGCAACTCAG ATTTACTGGAAACAGAACAATAAAGAGAATAACAGCCTGATCTTATCCCCAACAATTAGGAATTCGACTACTTGTGGAACCCCG GATCCGGTTGCTCATGCTACATTTGGACAAAGATCAAGATGGTCGGGGGAGGGGGTTTGA
- the LOC121216013 gene encoding uncharacterized protein isoform X6, with the protein MNKFQSDAMNTSSKMIPIGGYFVPPRHMIFPENSSTTSPALIQPGNPSGSSLNSVAGFQHDMGFATEWSTEEQYILKDGLEKYKEEPNIMKYIKIAAVLPDKTVRDVALRCRWMQRKRRKPEELNAGKKVNNRKDKQVESSLTMNMPTTLPQNMAASPFMMHHLDQIKRKPSEGISGTTIMHLLKQNAQVLSQIASNLSLYKLQDNIDLFCHARNNITAVLKDMADMPGLMSRMLPLPVSVNEEDLENSILPHATQNNKENNSLILSPTIRNSTTCGTPDPVAHATFGQRSRWSGEGV; encoded by the exons ATGAATAAGTTCCAATCAGATGCTATGAACACCAGTTCCAAGATGATTCCGATCGGTGGTTACTTTGTACCGCCACGGCACATGATATTTCCGGAGAATTCCAGTACCACTTCCCCTGCTTTGATCCAACCCGGAAACCCTTCTGGCTCTTCACTCAATTCGGTTGCAGGGTTCCAGCATGATATGGGGTTTGCTACTGAATGGTCTACTGAGGAACAATATATATTGAAGGATGGCCTTGAAAA ATATAAAGAGGAACCAAATATTATGAAGTACATAAAGATTGCGGCTGTCTTGCCTGATAAAACCGTACGTGATGTTGCATTGAGGTGCCGGTGGATGCAA AGAAAGCGAAGGAAACCTGAAGAACTTAATGCTGGAAAAAAGGTGAACAATAGGAAG GATAAGCAGGTGGAATCATCTTTGACGATGAATATGCCTACAACTCTGCCGCAAAACATGGCTGCATCTCCATTCATGATGCACCATCTGGACCAGATCAAAAGAAAGCCTTCTGAAG GAATAAGTGGTACAACAATTATGCATCTCTTGAAGCAAAATGCTCAAGTTCTTAGTCAAATCGCATCCAATCTTTCTTTGTATAAG TTACAGGATAACATTGATCTCTTTTGTCATGCAAGGAACAACATTACCGCTGTCCTAAAAGA CATGGCAGATATGCCAGGTTTAATGAGTCGGATGTTGCCGTTGCCCGTATCTGTCAATGAGGAGGATTTAGAAAATAGCATCTTGCCTCATGCAACTCAG AACAATAAAGAGAATAACAGCCTGATCTTATCCCCAACAATTAGGAATTCGACTACTTGTGGAACCCCG GATCCGGTTGCTCATGCTACATTTGGACAAAGATCAAGATGGTCGGGGGAGGGGGTTTGA
- the LOC121216013 gene encoding uncharacterized protein isoform X7 codes for MGFATEWSTEEQYILKDGLEKYKEEPNIMKYIKIAAVLPDKTVRDVALRCRWMQRKRRKPEELNAGKKVNNRKDKQVESSLTMNMPTTLPQNMAASPFMMHHLDQIKRKPSEGISGTTIMHLLKQNAQVLSQIASNLSLYKLQDNIDLFCHARNNITAVLKDMADMPGLMSRMLPLPVSVNEEDLENSILPHATQIYWKQNNKENNSLILSPTIRNSTTCGTPDPVAHATFGQRSRWSGEGV; via the exons ATGGGGTTTGCTACTGAATGGTCTACTGAGGAACAATATATATTGAAGGATGGCCTTGAAAA ATATAAAGAGGAACCAAATATTATGAAGTACATAAAGATTGCGGCTGTCTTGCCTGATAAAACCGTACGTGATGTTGCATTGAGGTGCCGGTGGATGCAA AGAAAGCGAAGGAAACCTGAAGAACTTAATGCTGGAAAAAAGGTGAACAATAGGAAG GATAAGCAGGTGGAATCATCTTTGACGATGAATATGCCTACAACTCTGCCGCAAAACATGGCTGCATCTCCATTCATGATGCACCATCTGGACCAGATCAAAAGAAAGCCTTCTGAAG GAATAAGTGGTACAACAATTATGCATCTCTTGAAGCAAAATGCTCAAGTTCTTAGTCAAATCGCATCCAATCTTTCTTTGTATAAG TTACAGGATAACATTGATCTCTTTTGTCATGCAAGGAACAACATTACCGCTGTCCTAAAAGA CATGGCAGATATGCCAGGTTTAATGAGTCGGATGTTGCCGTTGCCCGTATCTGTCAATGAGGAGGATTTAGAAAATAGCATCTTGCCTCATGCAACTCAG ATTTACTGGAAACAGAACAATAAAGAGAATAACAGCCTGATCTTATCCCCAACAATTAGGAATTCGACTACTTGTGGAACCCCG GATCCGGTTGCTCATGCTACATTTGGACAAAGATCAAGATGGTCGGGGGAGGGGGTTTGA